A single Lactuca sativa cultivar Salinas chromosome 8, Lsat_Salinas_v11, whole genome shotgun sequence DNA region contains:
- the LOC111882799 gene encoding 2-methyl-6-phytyl-1,4-hydroquinone methyltransferase, chloroplastic has product MASLMLYGVENLAIIRGRVSPNGLGFNGSDLHGGKSFLKMNLGIENSNFRRISKTLFVPKCSMSVPRPASQRRFMQHKKEAFWFYRFMSIVYDHVINPGHWTEDMRDEALEPADLNSRDMIVVDVGGGTGFSTLGIVKHVDAKNITILDQSPHQLAKAKEKEPLKECKIIEGDAEDLPFQTDYADRYISAGSIECWPEPQRGIKEAYRVLKMGGKACLIGPVHPTYWLSRFFADMFMLFPKEEEYIEWFEKAGFKDVKITRIGPKWYRGVRRHGLIMGCSVTAVKLISGDSPLQLGPKVEDVRKRVNMFVFLARLILGAIAGGYYVMLPIYMWLKDRIVPKGQPI; this is encoded by the exons ATGGCTTCTTTAATGCTGTATGGGGTTGAGAATCTTGCAATTATAAGAGGAAGAGTGTCACCAAACGGGTTAGGGTTTAACGGGTCGGATTTGCATGGGGGAAAATCTTTCCTCAAAATGAATTTGGGCATTGAGAATTCGAATTTTAGACGTATAAGTAAGACCCTATTTGTACCTAAGTGCAGTATGTCTGTACCAAGGCCAGCTTCACAGCGTAGGTTCATGCAACACAAAAAAGAGGCATTTTGGTTCTACAGGTTTATGTCAATTGTGTACGATCATGTTATAAATCCGGGTCATTGGACTGAAGACATGAGAGACGAAGCCTTGGAACCTGCTGATCTCAATAGCCGTGATATGATAGTAGTGGATGTTGGTGGTGGGACCGGGTTCTCAACTTTGGGTATTGTGAAACATGTTGATGCTAAAAATATTACTATTTTGGATCAATCGCCACATCAGCTTGCTAAAGCAAAGGAAAAGGAGCCATTGAAGGAATGCAAGATCATTGAGGGAGATGCTGAGGATCTTCCTTTCCAAACAGATTATGCAGATAGATATATATCAGCCGGAAG CATTGAGTGTTGGCCCGAACCGCAACGGGGCATCAAAGAAGCATACAGGGTTCTAAAGATGGGAGGAAAGGCATGTTTAATCGGGCCTGTACATCCAACCTATTGGTTGTCTCGTTTCTTTGCAGACATGTTTATGCTGTTTCCAAAGGAGGAAGAATACATCGAGTGGTTTGAAAAGGCTGGATTCAAAGATGTTAAGATCACGAGGATTGGCCCAAAATGGTACCGTGGGGTCCGTCGCCATGGTCTTATCATGGGGTGCTCTGTTACCGCGGTCAAACTCATATCAGGGGATTCACCGTTGCAG CTCGGCCCCAAAGTAGAGGACGTGAGGAAGCGGGTGAACATGTTTGTGTTCCTTGCCCGCCTTATCTTGGGTGCAATTGCTGGTGGCTACTATGTCATGCTCCCCATTTATATGTGGCTTAAGGACCGAATTGTCCCCAAAGGTCAACCAATATGA